A genomic stretch from Streptomyces sp. QL37 includes:
- a CDS encoding histidine kinase, which translates to MTGAGIAVIAVLVLLLFSTGFLLGRTARPVRTSDVGTPVEHATFETLHTASLAAPPLRAGLTEESARRSARGLRSLLGTDALCLTDRDRVLVWDGDGDHHGKDVMHQVEGLLASGRDTAFHSDCGDLDCPLRWAVAVPLTVDHRVLGTLVAYAPRESAVLARAAGEVARWVCVQLELAELDRSRTQLIEAEIKALRAQISPHFIFNSLAAIASFVRTDPERARELLLEFADFTRYSFRRHGEFTTLADELHSIDQYLALVRARFGERLSVTLQVAPEVLPVSLPFLCLQPLVENAVKHGLEGAVTPSRPLDAVRSRDAPIRITISALDAGAEAEVVIEDDGAGMEPDRLRQILRGEGGTSTGIGLLNVDERLRQVYGDDYGLVIETGVGAGMKITLRLPKYRAGVHGS; encoded by the coding sequence ATGACCGGGGCCGGGATCGCCGTCATCGCCGTGCTCGTCCTGCTGCTGTTCTCCACGGGCTTCCTACTGGGGCGCACCGCCCGTCCCGTGCGCACCAGCGACGTGGGCACCCCCGTCGAGCACGCCACCTTCGAGACCCTGCACACGGCGTCCCTCGCCGCGCCGCCCCTGCGCGCGGGTCTCACCGAGGAGAGCGCGCGCAGGTCGGCGCGCGGACTGCGCTCGCTGCTCGGCACCGACGCCCTGTGCCTCACCGACCGCGACCGGGTGCTGGTGTGGGACGGCGACGGGGACCACCACGGCAAGGACGTGATGCACCAGGTCGAAGGGCTCCTGGCCAGCGGCAGGGACACCGCCTTCCACAGCGACTGCGGCGACCTCGACTGCCCGCTGCGCTGGGCCGTCGCCGTCCCGCTGACGGTCGACCACCGGGTGCTCGGAACCCTCGTCGCCTACGCCCCCCGCGAATCGGCGGTCCTGGCCAGAGCCGCGGGGGAGGTGGCCCGCTGGGTCTGCGTACAGCTGGAGCTCGCCGAGCTCGACCGCTCCCGTACGCAGCTCATCGAGGCCGAGATCAAGGCGCTGCGGGCCCAGATCTCCCCGCACTTCATCTTCAACTCACTGGCCGCGATCGCCTCGTTCGTCCGGACGGATCCCGAGCGTGCGCGTGAACTGCTTTTGGAATTCGCCGACTTCACCCGCTACTCGTTCCGCAGACATGGTGAGTTCACCACCCTGGCCGACGAGCTCCACTCCATCGACCAGTATTTGGCGCTGGTGCGCGCGCGCTTCGGTGAACGGCTCTCGGTGACCCTCCAGGTCGCCCCGGAGGTGCTTCCCGTCTCGCTGCCGTTCCTCTGTCTCCAGCCCCTGGTCGAGAACGCCGTGAAGCACGGCCTGGAGGGTGCCGTCACTCCGTCCCGGCCCCTCGACGCCGTCCGCTCGCGCGACGCTCCCATCCGCATCACCATCAGCGCGCTGGACGCCGGAGCAGAGGCGGAGGTCGTCATCGAGGACGACGGCGCCGGGATGGAGCCGGATCGTCTCCGGCAGATCCTGCGCGGTGAGGGCGGCACCTCCACCGGCATCGGACTGCTCAACGTGGACGAACGGCTGCGCCAGGTGTACGGGGACGACTACGGCCTCGTCATCGAGACGGGGGTCGGAGCGGGCATGAAGATCACCCTGAGACTGCCCAAGTACCGGGCGGGTGTCCACGGTTCATGA